From the genome of Candidatus Kapaibacterium sp., one region includes:
- a CDS encoding 1-acyl-sn-glycerol-3-phosphate acyltransferase yields MWTGDIVGYGLRAAAIIGYTIVASTWALLLPPRTAHRRLLEAVPGWAQTMLWLCGVRVVVEGAEHLRQFRGPVVYVCNHASLLDIPVLIAALPDRLCFLYKKGLQRIPFFGWVLRRMPYVPITRRSTDALQQLSLAIAYSRQYGVSPVVFPEGGRSFDGTVRPFKRGALILAQQLRCPIVPVAIAGTYALLPPHTLRFRPGTARVRIGAPIEIPPATDRAAQQEFLQSLRHRIATWLAEMSTMVGPSWNPA; encoded by the coding sequence ATGTGGACCGGTGACATCGTGGGATATGGCCTACGAGCGGCTGCAATTATCGGCTACACAATCGTAGCCTCAACATGGGCCCTCCTACTGCCTCCACGTACCGCCCACCGGCGTTTGCTAGAAGCCGTCCCCGGATGGGCCCAAACGATGTTGTGGCTGTGTGGCGTACGAGTCGTGGTAGAAGGAGCGGAGCATCTCCGGCAGTTCCGAGGACCCGTTGTCTACGTCTGCAACCATGCCAGCCTCCTGGACATACCTGTACTGATTGCTGCGCTCCCCGATCGTCTGTGCTTCCTTTACAAAAAGGGGCTGCAGCGCATTCCCTTCTTTGGATGGGTATTGCGCCGAATGCCGTACGTGCCAATTACCCGGCGGAGCACAGATGCTCTCCAGCAACTCAGCTTAGCCATTGCCTATTCTCGGCAGTACGGAGTGTCACCAGTGGTCTTTCCCGAAGGCGGTCGCTCCTTTGATGGCACTGTCCGCCCATTCAAACGTGGGGCTCTCATCCTAGCCCAGCAGCTTCGCTGTCCCATTGTTCCTGTAGCAATCGCCGGTACCTATGCCCTTCTACCCCCCCATACCCTTCGCTTCCGACCTGGAACCGCTCGCGTACGGATCGGAGCTCCTATAGAAATCCCGCCGGCAACAGACCGCGCGGCGCAGCAGGAGTTTCTTCAGTCCCTACGACATCGCATTGCGACATGGCTAGCGGAAATGTCTACCATGGTGGGCCCCTCATGGAATCCCGCGTAG
- a CDS encoding DUF4286 family protein, producing MELRYLVIATVPLPHVARWERWMRQEHIPAVLSTGCFERATLWRSVGADIDEVTFVVDYACPTPEAFRRYETEYAPALRREHAEQFGPIVRLQRYVLYAYYVFEPNNRPHHSEP from the coding sequence ATGGAACTCCGCTACCTCGTGATTGCAACCGTCCCACTGCCCCATGTAGCAAGGTGGGAGCGGTGGATGCGTCAGGAGCATATCCCCGCTGTGCTCTCCACCGGCTGCTTTGAACGCGCAACGTTGTGGAGGTCGGTAGGAGCAGACATCGACGAGGTAACCTTCGTGGTAGACTACGCTTGTCCCACCCCGGAGGCCTTTCGACGGTACGAGACAGAGTATGCCCCAGCACTGCGCCGCGAGCACGCTGAGCAGTTTGGACCGATTGTCCGCCTCCAGCGCTACGTGCTCTACGCCTACTATGTTTTCGAGCCTAACAACCGTCCTCATCACTCTGAGCCCTGA
- a CDS encoding aminopeptidase P family protein has translation MNSTRTCAATGILLGSLLLSSIGHSRLPEDWQLAYEYPHPDGIPASVYRQRRQRVLQYLGPRSALLVFAAEPRLRNGDVYYPYRQSSWLWYLTGVLEPNSVLVLSPQGIPWGERRLQELLFLPERSAARERWEGAQMGPMEAERLLDIPALPRVHYDSLLHLLLSQTDTLYVLAFPTPSLRLPISGEVISTERLERERLRNRFPQLILQHGFPPLRRMRAEKDTAELRLLRRAIAITTAAFQRLWREAGPGMKEAELQALLEAEFRRHGADAPAFPTIVAAGGNACILHYTRGSHRIRDGELVLVDCGAEYAGYAADLTRTFPINGRFSPEQRLVYEAVLEAQDSALAACRPGVPFSAPHRRAVAVLKRRLSELGILRSPEELHRYFPHSTSHHLGLDVHDVGPVDTLRPGFVITVEPGVYIPPGSPCDQRWWNIGVRIEDLVFITPTGSEVLSSALPRRVEELEKLLRSPR, from the coding sequence ATGAACAGCACACGGACCTGCGCTGCCACAGGAATCTTGCTTGGGTCCTTGCTGCTATCATCGATAGGCCATTCCAGGCTCCCCGAAGACTGGCAACTGGCCTACGAGTACCCCCACCCCGATGGGATTCCTGCATCGGTTTACCGCCAGCGTCGGCAGCGAGTGCTGCAGTACTTGGGTCCACGGTCAGCACTCCTTGTGTTCGCCGCTGAGCCCCGTCTCCGGAACGGTGACGTCTACTACCCCTACCGCCAAAGTAGTTGGCTATGGTACCTCACTGGAGTCCTCGAGCCGAATTCGGTCTTGGTACTCAGCCCTCAGGGCATTCCATGGGGAGAACGCCGCCTGCAAGAGCTGCTCTTCCTTCCAGAGCGGTCCGCTGCACGCGAACGCTGGGAGGGAGCCCAAATGGGTCCAATGGAAGCAGAGAGGCTGCTCGACATCCCGGCACTCCCACGGGTACACTACGATTCGCTCCTTCACCTGCTCCTGAGCCAAACGGATACCCTCTACGTGCTCGCCTTCCCTACCCCTTCACTCCGGCTCCCGATCTCTGGAGAGGTCATTTCCACTGAACGGCTAGAGCGAGAACGGCTCCGTAACCGCTTCCCTCAGCTCATCCTACAGCACGGCTTTCCGCCACTACGCCGAATGCGGGCAGAGAAGGACACTGCCGAGCTCAGACTGCTGAGACGGGCAATTGCAATTACAACGGCTGCATTCCAGCGCCTCTGGAGGGAAGCCGGTCCCGGCATGAAGGAAGCAGAACTCCAGGCACTCTTGGAAGCTGAGTTCCGACGCCATGGTGCCGATGCCCCTGCCTTCCCAACAATCGTTGCTGCTGGGGGCAATGCATGCATCCTCCACTACACTCGCGGTTCGCACCGCATCCGCGATGGCGAGCTTGTCTTAGTAGACTGCGGTGCCGAGTACGCAGGCTATGCAGCCGATCTCACCCGCACGTTTCCCATCAACGGGCGCTTTTCCCCAGAGCAGCGCCTCGTCTACGAAGCCGTGCTGGAAGCCCAGGATTCTGCACTAGCGGCCTGTCGTCCAGGCGTACCATTCTCCGCTCCACACCGGCGCGCGGTGGCCGTCCTCAAACGCCGTCTGTCGGAGCTGGGGATCCTCCGCAGCCCAGAGGAGCTGCACCGCTACTTCCCACACTCCACTTCGCACCACTTAGGCTTGGACGTCCACGACGTCGGACCAGTAGACACATTACGGCCGGGCTTCGTCATCACAGTAGAGCCGGGAGTTTACATCCCTCCTGGCAGCCCCTGCGACCAACGGTGGTGGAACATCGGCGTGCGGATTGAAGACCTCGTCTTCATCACGCCAACGGGCAGTGAAGTCCTCTCTTCAGCCCTGCCGCGGAGGGTAGAAGAGTTGGAGAAGCTCCTGCGCTCTCCTCGCTAA
- a CDS encoding TlpA family protein disulfide reductase codes for MRFSKAAGLLVSILILVNACVAQKSPQPASQGPTPIRVPVIEEVFPASGNRAPDFAWRDSDGRRVRFSEIARNRVVLLNFWATWCGPCRREIPDLIELHRELSPEKFLLIGISLDQGAQAQEKVRSFLEARGVPYLNLLGDVRVADAYGNIVAIPTTFIIDANGRIVERIVGARTRDQFLQSLRRVLK; via the coding sequence ATGCGCTTCTCCAAAGCCGCCGGACTCCTAGTGAGCATCCTCATCCTCGTGAACGCCTGCGTTGCACAGAAGTCACCGCAGCCGGCCTCCCAAGGCCCTACCCCCATTCGAGTACCGGTCATAGAGGAGGTGTTCCCTGCGTCAGGAAACCGAGCTCCCGACTTCGCCTGGCGTGATAGCGATGGTCGTCGGGTCCGCTTCTCGGAAATAGCCCGAAATCGAGTCGTTCTGCTGAATTTTTGGGCAACTTGGTGTGGTCCTTGCCGAAGGGAAATTCCAGACTTGATCGAGCTCCACCGCGAACTGTCGCCAGAGAAGTTCTTGTTGATCGGCATCAGCTTGGACCAGGGTGCACAAGCCCAGGAGAAGGTCCGAAGCTTCCTCGAAGCTCGGGGTGTTCCGTACTTGAATTTGCTTGGCGATGTCCGAGTAGCAGACGCCTACGGCAACATCGTAGCTATCCCAACTACCTTCATCATTGATGCCAACGGCAGGATCGTTGAGCGCATCGTAGGGGCACGGACACGTGACCAATTCCTCCAGAGCCTGCGTCGAGTCTTGAAATGA
- a CDS encoding sigma-70 family RNA polymerase sigma factor, with product MYSSKQQREFEREALPHWEALYSFAAYLCRDRELAKDLVQDTFTRAWENWKSFQPGTNCKAWLFKILRNLYINHYRRLRRTPELLSYDEHPDDEDSFPELPASPSVETEFYKTVLDEEVVEALYALPESFRTIVILCDLEEFSYEDVANMLGIPIGTVRSRLHRARIRLAALLFHYAQQRGWVSPESPSANHGD from the coding sequence GTGTACTCCAGTAAGCAGCAACGGGAGTTTGAGCGAGAGGCCCTCCCCCACTGGGAGGCACTATACTCCTTTGCTGCATACCTCTGCCGAGACCGCGAGCTAGCGAAGGACTTAGTCCAGGACACTTTCACGCGAGCCTGGGAGAACTGGAAGAGCTTCCAGCCGGGTACGAATTGCAAGGCATGGCTGTTCAAGATTCTGCGGAACCTCTACATCAACCACTACCGTAGACTCCGGCGCACTCCGGAGCTCCTCAGCTACGACGAGCATCCGGATGATGAGGACTCTTTCCCAGAGCTACCAGCGAGTCCTTCAGTCGAAACCGAGTTCTACAAGACTGTGCTGGACGAGGAAGTCGTGGAAGCGCTCTATGCGTTGCCCGAATCATTCCGGACAATCGTCATTCTCTGCGACCTTGAGGAGTTCTCGTATGAGGACGTTGCCAACATGTTGGGAATCCCAATCGGGACCGTGCGCTCACGACTCCATCGAGCTCGAATTCGATTAGCGGCACTCCTCTTCCACTACGCTCAGCAGCGAGGCTGGGTATCGCCGGAATCTCCATCAGCGAACCATGGCGACTGA
- a CDS encoding leucyl aminopeptidase, with product MVAIELRRKRWQQVEADAVVLFVTEEGVQSLEQEISSYVPTVRVALQSGDISGKAKSVALLYTDPALFQAPRVLIAGLGSEAMLSAETVRRAAAAAAKRAASAKLRHVAIPVPQGSVGSLSAEEFLQAAIEGIVLSQYRFAKYITTQQDNGLLERLTVCTANAAEQQRFRPVVDYTRILCEGVFLTRDLANAPPNEIYPETLAERAREVGNQAGFNVRVLNKAQIERLGMGGLLGVNRGSARPPVFIIMEYWGTRRSQPPIVLVGKGITFDTGGISLKPAANMSEMKADMHGAASVIGALSVVARLRLPLNVVGLVPATENMPSGSAMVPGDILRFLNGKTAEIENTDAEGRLILADALVYAERYKPQAVIDLATLTGACVVALGNVAAGLFGNHRELLERIKQAAERTYERVWELPLYEEYGELIRSDVADVKNSGGRNAGAITAALFLKHFVGDYPWAHLDIAGTAIAPKETDYMPKGGTGFGVRLLVDLLRTWTPFSSEGPADKTPKTQRSERVLQ from the coding sequence ATGGTCGCCATAGAACTGCGCCGTAAGCGATGGCAACAGGTCGAGGCTGATGCAGTTGTGCTCTTCGTCACGGAAGAGGGCGTGCAGAGCTTGGAACAGGAGATCAGCAGCTACGTGCCAACAGTGCGAGTAGCCCTCCAGTCAGGCGATATCAGCGGGAAGGCAAAGAGCGTAGCGCTGCTGTATACAGACCCAGCTCTCTTCCAAGCTCCTCGCGTACTGATAGCGGGGCTGGGTTCGGAAGCAATGTTGAGCGCGGAGACTGTCCGTCGAGCCGCAGCAGCAGCTGCGAAACGCGCTGCCTCTGCAAAGCTGCGCCACGTAGCCATCCCCGTGCCGCAGGGCTCTGTAGGGAGCCTCTCAGCAGAGGAATTCCTCCAGGCAGCAATCGAGGGGATCGTCCTGAGCCAGTATCGCTTCGCCAAGTACATCACAACCCAACAAGACAACGGACTCCTGGAGCGCCTCACGGTCTGCACCGCTAACGCTGCCGAACAACAGCGCTTTCGTCCTGTGGTGGACTACACTCGTATCCTCTGCGAAGGGGTCTTCCTGACACGTGATCTGGCAAACGCTCCGCCGAATGAGATTTACCCAGAGACGCTGGCGGAACGTGCTCGCGAGGTCGGCAACCAGGCCGGTTTCAATGTTCGGGTACTCAACAAGGCTCAGATTGAGCGCTTGGGAATGGGAGGTCTCCTGGGAGTTAACCGCGGGAGTGCCCGTCCTCCAGTCTTCATCATCATGGAGTACTGGGGCACTCGGCGAAGCCAGCCACCGATCGTACTCGTCGGGAAAGGCATCACCTTCGATACGGGCGGCATCTCGCTAAAGCCGGCAGCCAACATGAGCGAGATGAAGGCCGACATGCACGGTGCCGCCTCTGTTATCGGGGCACTCTCCGTCGTTGCCCGGCTCCGACTCCCACTCAACGTCGTCGGACTGGTGCCGGCAACCGAGAACATGCCCAGCGGCTCAGCCATGGTCCCGGGCGACATCCTGCGCTTCCTCAACGGTAAGACTGCTGAGATCGAGAATACCGACGCCGAAGGCCGACTGATCCTTGCGGACGCCTTGGTCTACGCGGAACGCTACAAACCCCAGGCTGTCATCGACTTAGCGACACTTACTGGTGCCTGCGTCGTCGCCCTTGGGAACGTCGCTGCCGGACTCTTCGGAAACCATCGTGAACTCCTTGAGCGCATCAAGCAAGCCGCCGAGAGAACGTACGAGCGTGTCTGGGAGCTGCCGCTCTACGAGGAGTACGGAGAGCTAATCCGCAGCGATGTAGCTGACGTGAAGAACTCCGGCGGCCGCAATGCTGGTGCCATCACGGCAGCCCTCTTCTTGAAGCACTTCGTCGGAGACTACCCTTGGGCACACCTGGACATCGCCGGGACGGCAATCGCGCCTAAAGAGACCGACTATATGCCGAAGGGCGGTACGGGCTTTGGGGTTCGGCTGCTGGTAGACTTGCTCCGAACTTGGACCCCCTTCTCTTCGGAGGGCCCCGCTGACAAGACTCCCAAAACTCAGCGTAGCGAACGTGTACTCCAGTAA
- a CDS encoding superoxide dismutase, which yields MERREFLGLLGLLGATGAVGPLGQKEAQGQQFAGQLTEHTLPPLPYPYDALEPYIDAKTMEIHHTKHHQAYVDGLNRAERELAKARASGDFTYVEYWSKKAAFNGGGHFLHTLFWNIMAPPGKGGGGEPTGLLRQLVEQSFGSFEAFKRHFSAAALAVEGSGWALLHYRPADGRLIVLQAENQHKLTPWGAIPLMGIDVWEHAYYLKYQNRRKDYIDAWWNVVNWAQVEQNLRAVMGR from the coding sequence ATGGAGCGCCGTGAATTCCTTGGGTTGTTAGGGTTGTTGGGAGCTACAGGGGCGGTTGGGCCTCTAGGGCAGAAGGAGGCACAAGGGCAGCAGTTTGCAGGGCAGCTTACAGAGCACACGCTCCCGCCACTTCCCTATCCTTACGATGCTCTAGAGCCCTACATTGACGCCAAGACGATGGAGATTCACCACACCAAGCACCATCAGGCGTACGTGGATGGGCTCAACCGTGCTGAGCGAGAGTTGGCAAAAGCTCGGGCTTCGGGGGACTTTACCTACGTAGAGTACTGGTCCAAGAAGGCTGCCTTCAACGGCGGAGGGCACTTCCTCCACACGCTTTTCTGGAACATCATGGCGCCTCCGGGTAAGGGAGGCGGAGGTGAGCCGACAGGGCTGCTGCGACAGCTAGTAGAGCAGAGCTTCGGGAGCTTCGAGGCCTTCAAGCGGCATTTCTCCGCTGCTGCTTTAGCCGTCGAGGGGAGTGGATGGGCGCTACTACACTATCGGCCTGCAGACGGGCGCCTCATCGTCCTCCAAGCCGAAAATCAACACAAGCTCACCCCATGGGGAGCCATACCGTTGATGGGGATAGATGTCTGGGAGCACGCCTACTACCTCAAGTACCAGAACCGTCGCAAAGACTACATTGACGCCTGGTGGAACGTTGTAAACTGGGCGCAGGTAGAGCAGAACTTACGGGCCGTTATGGGCAGATAG
- a CDS encoding sugar phosphate nucleotidyltransferase, whose product MDAVILAGGLGERLRPLTKIIPKPLLPVGERSVLEIILLGLKRSGVRRIFVALNYQSELFKAFLGDGSRWGLQIECSVEDQPLGTAGPLRLFADRLRRPFIVINGDILTNLNFRTLLQYHRRRKALITVVTKELALPLRYGVVTAEGDYVRRLEEKPNIYAEVVAGIYACEPEILQRIPPREYYTMPQLIHQLLDVGLPVARFPLRDYWLDIGQMEDYEQAQQLYAQGAFDELVSNAT is encoded by the coding sequence ATGGATGCGGTTATTCTTGCGGGAGGGTTGGGCGAACGCCTGCGGCCGTTGACGAAGATTATCCCGAAGCCGCTGCTGCCAGTTGGTGAACGCTCTGTGCTGGAGATTATCCTTCTGGGGCTCAAGCGTAGTGGCGTCCGCCGGATTTTCGTGGCGCTCAACTACCAGTCAGAGCTCTTCAAGGCCTTCCTGGGAGACGGCAGCCGTTGGGGGCTCCAGATCGAGTGTTCGGTCGAAGACCAGCCCCTAGGAACCGCTGGGCCGCTTCGCCTGTTTGCCGATCGGCTACGCCGCCCGTTTATCGTCATCAATGGAGACATCCTGACCAACTTGAATTTCCGCACTCTGCTACAATATCACCGTCGCCGCAAGGCTCTCATAACGGTCGTCACCAAAGAATTGGCGCTACCCCTTCGGTATGGAGTCGTTACAGCCGAGGGGGATTATGTTCGGCGGCTTGAGGAGAAGCCGAACATCTATGCGGAGGTTGTCGCGGGCATCTATGCTTGTGAGCCAGAGATACTGCAGCGTATTCCGCCACGAGAGTACTACACGATGCCGCAGCTTATCCACCAACTCCTGGATGTGGGGCTTCCAGTAGCGCGGTTCCCTCTGCGGGATTATTGGCTCGACATCGGGCAGATGGAGGATTACGAGCAGGCACAGCAGCTCTACGCTCAGGGCGCTTTCGACGAGCTCGTCAGCAATGCAACGTGA
- a CDS encoding class I SAM-dependent methyltransferase, translating to MQREPNFHRPWYPPALELFEKAAAGKRCHVLDVGGGAAEMAVLLRERGHTVEFVDIDEYNVARARLLGFLAYRHDCNRPLTELFEPERYDAALLLEVIEHVIHTQVLLRSLWRCLRPGGFVVVTTPNVAHLRWRLRALLGHPPRGEGYHVRFFTYALLCHELRTAGFRIEHEAHATSTFGLNALRIWLGKPPIRLPLPKPLRGLLARNFAVVARKCP from the coding sequence ATGCAACGTGAGCCGAACTTCCATCGCCCATGGTATCCCCCGGCATTGGAACTCTTTGAGAAAGCAGCCGCAGGGAAGCGTTGCCATGTGCTGGACGTTGGGGGCGGTGCCGCGGAGATGGCGGTGCTCCTTCGGGAGCGTGGGCATACGGTGGAATTCGTAGATATTGACGAATACAACGTTGCTCGTGCGCGCCTGTTGGGATTCCTAGCTTACCGCCACGATTGCAATCGCCCTTTGACGGAGCTCTTCGAGCCAGAGCGCTACGACGCGGCACTGCTCCTAGAGGTCATAGAACACGTTATCCATACTCAGGTCCTGCTGCGTAGCCTTTGGCGATGTCTGCGTCCGGGTGGGTTTGTTGTCGTGACAACCCCGAACGTTGCCCATCTCCGCTGGCGTCTGCGGGCACTCTTAGGCCATCCGCCACGGGGTGAGGGATACCATGTGCGCTTCTTTACGTACGCACTGCTCTGCCATGAGCTCCGTACCGCTGGCTTTCGGATTGAGCACGAGGCGCACGCAACCTCAACGTTCGGACTCAATGCCCTCCGCATATGGTTGGGTAAGCCACCGATACGGCTCCCGCTTCCGAAGCCGCTTCGTGGACTACTGGCGAGGAACTTCGCGGTAGTGGCGCGGAAATGCCCGTGA
- a CDS encoding NAD-dependent epimerase/dehydratase family protein translates to MPVNAQAWQDFYQDRAVIVLGGAGFLGSHLVERLVGLGARVTVVDALIPGSGGRLDNLAGVISRIHFVQANYGDISAWSSALEPGCIVFHCAAFNTHRWCNEHPEQDARWNYLPNCALAELFHRLSFSVRLLYASSRTVYPRSSARIVTERHPVAPSDVYSLHCWASEQLLTQLLGSYHAVLLLRLSHLYGPRQRLQGVEIGFMGELLRAALSGEPYELFAKGEVYRDVLYVGDAVEIFLRLGAHWVTGVFNVPGAYVSARTIAQMLESLCGWSSYRLVETPALSFPRLSGRKLREVLGQLLQTPLREALWTTLQALQRC, encoded by the coding sequence ATGCCCGTGAACGCTCAGGCATGGCAGGATTTCTACCAGGATCGGGCAGTAATCGTCCTTGGAGGCGCTGGATTCTTGGGAAGCCACCTCGTAGAACGATTGGTCGGACTTGGTGCGCGGGTGACGGTGGTGGATGCCCTAATACCAGGCAGTGGTGGGCGGTTGGACAATCTTGCGGGGGTCATCTCTCGGATTCACTTCGTGCAGGCCAACTATGGGGATATTTCAGCATGGTCATCAGCACTAGAGCCCGGATGCATCGTCTTCCACTGTGCCGCCTTCAATACGCACCGTTGGTGCAATGAGCACCCAGAGCAGGATGCCCGCTGGAACTACTTGCCGAACTGTGCCCTCGCAGAGTTGTTCCATCGGCTCTCATTCTCGGTCCGGCTCCTCTATGCCAGTAGTCGGACAGTCTACCCACGGAGCTCTGCCCGTATCGTGACGGAGCGCCATCCTGTAGCCCCCAGCGATGTCTACAGCCTCCACTGCTGGGCAAGTGAGCAGCTCTTAACGCAGCTGCTGGGATCTTATCATGCCGTCCTTCTGCTTCGGCTTTCCCACCTCTACGGGCCTCGGCAGCGATTGCAAGGCGTAGAGATTGGATTCATGGGAGAACTCCTTCGGGCAGCTCTCTCGGGAGAGCCCTATGAGCTCTTCGCTAAAGGGGAAGTTTACCGCGATGTGCTCTATGTAGGCGATGCCGTGGAGATCTTCCTGCGGCTGGGTGCTCACTGGGTTACTGGTGTCTTCAATGTGCCAGGAGCCTATGTATCGGCTCGGACAATAGCACAGATGTTGGAGAGTCTGTGTGGTTGGAGCTCGTATCGGCTAGTAGAGACCCCCGCGCTCTCTTTCCCTCGCCTCTCTGGACGGAAGCTTCGGGAGGTTCTCGGCCAGTTACTACAGACACCACTGCGGGAGGCTCTGTGGACTACACTTCAAGCACTCCAGCGATGCTGA
- a CDS encoding acyl-CoA dehydrogenase family protein yields the protein MAFQGVDYYRLDELLTPEQKLVRQTVRDFVEAEVIPIIEQHYREGTFPLHLVPKMAELGLFGITLPPEYGCAGADNITYGLVMQELERGDSAIRSFASVQSSLVMYPIYTYGTEEQKRKWLPKLARGEAIGCFGLTEPDFGSNPAGMLTTAQRTSCGFVLNGTKMWITNGSIADVAVVWAKLDGEVHGFLVEKGTPGFTTVEMKNKHSLRASVTSELIFQDCEIPEENMLQVRGLKGPLSCLTQARYGIAWGAVGSAMATFEVALNYAKTRIQFGRPIASFQLIQDKLVWMLTEITKAQLLCFRLGQLKDAGTMTFQQVSLAKRNNVDIALKVARMAREILGANGILDEYPVMRHMANLESVKTYEGTHEIHTLIIGADITGFPAFA from the coding sequence ATGGCGTTTCAGGGCGTGGACTACTATCGGCTGGACGAGTTGCTGACTCCAGAACAGAAGTTGGTGCGCCAGACGGTGCGCGACTTCGTTGAGGCAGAAGTCATTCCCATCATCGAGCAGCACTACCGAGAAGGGACCTTCCCGCTGCATCTTGTGCCGAAGATGGCCGAGCTTGGGCTCTTTGGGATTACACTGCCTCCTGAGTATGGCTGTGCTGGGGCCGACAATATCACGTACGGCTTAGTCATGCAGGAGCTGGAGCGAGGGGACTCGGCAATCCGGTCGTTTGCGTCGGTGCAGAGTTCCCTGGTGATGTACCCGATCTACACCTACGGTACTGAAGAGCAGAAGCGGAAGTGGCTACCAAAGCTGGCTCGTGGTGAAGCCATTGGCTGTTTTGGCCTCACCGAGCCTGACTTTGGCTCTAACCCTGCCGGTATGCTAACGACGGCTCAGCGGACATCCTGCGGCTTCGTGCTCAACGGCACGAAGATGTGGATTACGAACGGCTCCATCGCCGATGTGGCAGTCGTCTGGGCGAAGCTGGACGGGGAGGTCCATGGCTTCCTCGTGGAGAAGGGTACTCCCGGCTTCACTACCGTGGAGATGAAGAACAAGCACTCGTTGCGGGCATCCGTGACGTCAGAGCTTATCTTCCAGGATTGCGAAATCCCGGAGGAGAACATGCTTCAAGTTCGTGGACTCAAGGGGCCGCTGAGCTGCTTAACGCAAGCTCGTTACGGCATCGCTTGGGGTGCTGTTGGTTCGGCGATGGCCACGTTTGAGGTGGCCCTCAACTACGCAAAGACGCGGATTCAGTTTGGGCGTCCGATTGCCAGCTTCCAGCTCATCCAGGACAAACTGGTATGGATGTTGACCGAAATCACCAAAGCCCAGCTCCTCTGCTTCCGGTTGGGACAGCTTAAAGATGCTGGAACAATGACTTTCCAGCAGGTTTCATTGGCGAAGCGGAACAACGTAGACATCGCGCTCAAGGTAGCCCGGATGGCCCGGGAGATTTTGGGTGCCAATGGCATTTTGGATGAATACCCCGTCATGCGTCACATGGCTAACTTGGAGTCAGTTAAGACCTACGAGGGAACCCACGAGATCCACACGCTCATCATCGGCGCCGACATCACGGGCTTTCCTGCATTCGCTTAG
- a CDS encoding SOS response-associated peptidase: MCGRYMLVASGEELSRRFYVQEAPTIERYNAAPLQLLPAIRVQMGQSELSFLRWGLTPVWAREDFGSRLINARAETLRERPSFRHLIHHRRCLVPASAFYEWLQHPSGRFPFRFFLPEEPLFGMAGLWDEWLNPETGELLQSFAIITVPANGLVARIHDRMPALLHREAEKLWLDPATPVPLALSLLRPYPSEAMAFAPVSRRLNSARYDDRSLLIPEEQPPPF, translated from the coding sequence ATGTGTGGGAGGTACATGCTCGTTGCTTCTGGGGAGGAACTCTCTCGGCGCTTCTACGTACAAGAGGCACCGACCATAGAACGGTACAATGCTGCACCCCTCCAGTTGCTACCCGCTATTCGCGTGCAGATGGGACAGAGCGAGCTGAGCTTCCTACGATGGGGGCTCACTCCTGTGTGGGCCCGCGAGGACTTTGGTAGCCGCCTCATCAATGCACGGGCTGAAACGCTGCGCGAGCGCCCTAGCTTTCGCCATCTCATCCACCACCGCCGTTGCTTAGTCCCAGCGAGCGCCTTCTATGAATGGCTTCAGCACCCTAGTGGTCGGTTTCCCTTCCGCTTCTTCCTTCCCGAGGAGCCGCTCTTCGGAATGGCAGGGCTGTGGGACGAGTGGCTCAATCCCGAGACGGGAGAACTCCTCCAAAGCTTCGCGATCATCACCGTACCCGCCAACGGTCTCGTTGCTCGCATCCACGACCGAATGCCGGCCCTCCTCCATCGAGAAGCAGAAAAGCTATGGCTAGACCCCGCAACTCCTGTACCACTTGCCCTTAGTCTCCTCCGTCCCTATCCTTCAGAAGCCATGGCTTTCGCTCCGGTCTCGCGACGCCTCAACTCTGCCCGCTACGATGATCGGAGTCTGCTCATTCCTGAAGAGCAGCCACCTCCGTTCTAA